In Desulfovibrio sp. 86, the following proteins share a genomic window:
- a CDS encoding amino acid permease has translation MSDLQKSDTSLQRGLNNRHIQLIALGGAVGTGLFLGIGGAIFSAGPSVLLGYAIAGLLVFLIVRHLGDMVTEEPVAGSFSYFAYKYWGDFPGFLSGWNYWILYVMVGISELTAAAAYMQYWYPGLETWKTTLFFFVAINLINLATVKAFGEMEFWFALIKILAICGMIAIGGYILLLQPDLVPGATVRNLWMPPTVGAHAGDPAYGGFFPKGIGGLILAVPIIMFAFGGLELVGITAAEADDPKKVIPKAINQVIYRILIFYIGTVGILLSLYHWSSLHATDSPFVIIFSKIGFKNVAHVLNFVVLTAALSVYNSAVYCTSRMLYGLALQKNAPAFFARTDKRGVPYAAMLLAGVVTFCVVPLNYFMPSWIDAFHTAMSVVVSALVINWAMISLAHLFFRRKMDKEGIKTSFPAILYPYSNYFCLLAVIVVLSIMATPQMGMRSAVIAVPIWIALVYVGYRISKRNK, from the coding sequence ATGAGTGATCTTCAAAAGTCTGATACTTCGCTACAACGGGGACTCAACAATAGACATATTCAGTTGATCGCGCTTGGTGGTGCCGTTGGCACAGGCCTGTTCCTCGGTATTGGGGGAGCCATTTTTTCAGCTGGCCCCTCGGTTCTTCTTGGCTATGCCATTGCTGGCTTGTTGGTTTTTCTTATTGTACGTCACCTGGGCGACATGGTTACTGAAGAGCCTGTTGCTGGTTCTTTCAGCTATTTTGCCTACAAGTATTGGGGAGATTTCCCAGGCTTTTTATCCGGCTGGAACTACTGGATACTCTACGTTATGGTGGGAATCTCGGAGCTGACGGCAGCTGCGGCATATATGCAGTACTGGTATCCGGGACTTGAAACGTGGAAAACTACCCTGTTCTTTTTCGTTGCCATCAACCTGATCAACCTCGCCACAGTCAAGGCTTTTGGCGAAATGGAATTCTGGTTTGCGCTCATCAAAATTCTGGCTATCTGTGGCATGATCGCCATTGGTGGTTACATTTTGTTACTTCAGCCCGACCTGGTTCCCGGCGCTACCGTCAGAAATCTTTGGATGCCCCCCACCGTGGGTGCACACGCAGGCGACCCGGCGTATGGAGGATTCTTCCCCAAGGGCATTGGGGGATTGATACTGGCTGTACCCATCATCATGTTTGCTTTTGGTGGCCTGGAACTCGTCGGCATCACGGCGGCAGAAGCAGATGATCCCAAAAAAGTTATCCCCAAGGCCATCAATCAGGTTATTTACCGAATTCTTATTTTCTATATCGGCACTGTTGGCATTTTGCTATCGCTGTATCACTGGAGCAGCCTCCACGCCACAGACAGTCCCTTTGTAATCATTTTCAGCAAAATTGGCTTTAAAAATGTGGCGCATGTGCTCAATTTCGTGGTACTTACAGCGGCACTTTCCGTTTATAACAGTGCCGTTTACTGTACAAGCCGCATGTTGTACGGCCTTGCTCTGCAAAAAAATGCACCCGCCTTCTTTGCCCGTACCGACAAGCGCGGCGTTCCATACGCGGCCATGCTTCTGGCTGGTGTGGTGACATTCTGCGTTGTCCCCCTCAACTATTTCATGCCAAGCTGGATCGACGCCTTCCACACGGCCATGTCTGTTGTGGTTTCGGCTCTGGTCATCAACTGGGCCATGATCAGCCTGGCTCATCTCTTTTTCAGACGTAAAATGGACAAGGAAGGCATTAAGACATCCTTCCCTGCCATTCTCTACCCATACAGCAACTACTTCTGCTTACTTGCTGTCATCGTTGTGTTGTCCATCATGGCCACTCCGCAAATGGGTATGCGCAGTGCAGTTATTGCGGTACCCATCTGGATTGCCCTTGTGTACGTTGGTTACCGGATATCCAAACGCAACAAGTAA
- the hutW gene encoding heme anaerobic degradation radical SAM methyltransferase ChuW/HutW: MHLHTHGSSNATQTGITKSSTLNSLTRPDPEKFFAKEGVSSLSHAFEGKIAVHPGLGGNTTSDAEMQSALDGLLQKPLAGKTVAYIHVPFCQTHCLYCGFYNKPYRTDESRYYTDALLAELALWRDSPAVQSAPVHALYLGGGTPTALEAHDLERILKAARETLPLAHDCEVTVEGRLTNFDARKMEACFAGGANRFSLGVQSFNTSIRRSMGRIGTGEDMARGLEQLMSYDQSAVIVDLIYGFPRQTMQHWLDDIAMAQSLNLDGADCYQLNVYGQTPLGKAIKDGSIPPAAAIPEQSAMFAASVETMTTARYRRLSISHWARTSRERNLYNLYVKGSANCLAFGPGGGGNFAGNFYINTPDYASWLQQVAEGRKPLSMLQTPPAHYFLFRAVAEDMEQGCLNLSALEGRFALPLDAIWSPLLTQWQRAGLVMQDQGRVTLTLAGQFWQVNLSQLLLNYLKLVLEENDDLAA; encoded by the coding sequence ATGCACCTCCATACGCACGGCTCATCCAATGCCACGCAGACCGGCATTACCAAGTCATCTACTCTGAATTCGCTCACGCGGCCGGATCCTGAAAAGTTCTTCGCCAAAGAAGGGGTCTCTTCGCTCTCCCACGCCTTTGAGGGCAAAATCGCCGTTCATCCTGGTCTGGGCGGCAACACCACGTCTGACGCGGAAATGCAGTCAGCGCTTGACGGCCTGCTGCAAAAACCTCTGGCCGGGAAAACCGTGGCCTATATTCATGTGCCCTTTTGCCAGACCCACTGCCTGTACTGCGGGTTTTACAACAAACCCTACCGGACCGACGAAAGTCGGTACTATACCGACGCCCTGCTGGCCGAACTGGCCTTGTGGCGCGACAGCCCCGCTGTGCAGAGCGCGCCGGTGCACGCCCTTTACCTTGGCGGCGGCACGCCCACGGCCCTGGAAGCCCATGACCTGGAACGGATACTCAAGGCCGCGCGTGAGACCCTGCCCCTGGCCCATGACTGCGAAGTGACCGTTGAGGGCCGGTTGACCAACTTTGACGCCCGCAAGATGGAAGCCTGCTTTGCTGGCGGAGCCAACCGTTTTTCGCTCGGCGTGCAGAGCTTCAACACCAGCATTCGGCGCTCCATGGGCCGCATTGGCACAGGAGAAGACATGGCCCGTGGGCTTGAGCAGCTCATGAGCTACGACCAGTCCGCCGTTATTGTTGACCTTATTTACGGCTTTCCCCGGCAGACCATGCAGCACTGGCTTGATGACATAGCCATGGCCCAGTCGCTCAATCTTGACGGGGCCGACTGCTACCAGCTCAATGTGTACGGCCAGACCCCTCTGGGCAAGGCTATCAAGGATGGCAGCATTCCTCCCGCTGCGGCCATCCCGGAACAGTCCGCCATGTTCGCCGCCTCGGTGGAAACCATGACAACGGCCCGTTACCGCCGCCTTTCCATCAGCCACTGGGCGCGCACCTCCAGAGAACGCAACCTGTATAACCTCTATGTCAAAGGTTCCGCCAACTGCCTGGCCTTTGGCCCTGGCGGCGGCGGCAACTTTGCCGGCAACTTCTACATCAACACCCCGGACTACGCATCCTGGCTGCAACAGGTGGCCGAGGGCCGCAAACCCCTGAGCATGCTGCAAACGCCGCCAGCCCACTACTTTCTGTTCAGAGCCGTGGCCGAAGATATGGAGCAGGGCTGTCTGAACCTGTCCGCCCTTGAAGGCCGCTTTGCCCTGCCCCTTGATGCCATCTGGTCTCCCCTGCTCACCCAGTGGCAGCGCGCGGGTCTGGTCATGCAGGATCAGGGGCGCGTCACGCTGACTCTGGCCGGACAGTTCTGGCAGGTGAACCTTTCACAGCTGTTGCTCAATTATCTCAAACTCGTACTGGAGGAAAACGATGATCTTGCTGCGTAG
- a CDS encoding bifunctional enoyl-CoA hydratase/phosphate acetyltransferase yields MEYYKNWDEVIANVSEFPHPERLVIVCADDAHALEAAQKAAAHATVAPILVGDRAKIEPLAEAAGMDLTRVPVHHEPDNDKAAALAVSLIREGKADYLMKGHIESSALLKAVVSKEHGLTRGRLISHISYIEVPSYHKMIAITDGGMVVYPTLEQKKTIMDHAVNMLLTMGYNRPKVAVLAGIEKVNPKMKETVDAAALKEMNRKGEIRDCVVEGPIAVDIALSKEKARQKDFVSEVAGEADILLVPDLCCGNCIAKILLEMAGGRMAGVVVGASVPIVLTSRSSSMEEKYLSIVISAAFSARKIKNLG; encoded by the coding sequence ATGGAGTATTATAAAAACTGGGATGAAGTCATTGCAAACGTTTCCGAGTTTCCGCACCCGGAACGGCTGGTGATTGTCTGTGCGGACGATGCCCACGCTCTTGAGGCAGCCCAGAAAGCCGCCGCGCACGCAACAGTGGCCCCCATTCTTGTGGGCGACAGAGCAAAAATCGAACCCCTGGCTGAAGCTGCGGGCATGGATCTGACCAGGGTTCCCGTGCATCATGAGCCTGACAACGACAAGGCCGCGGCGCTGGCCGTTTCGCTCATACGCGAGGGCAAGGCCGACTATCTCATGAAGGGGCATATTGAAAGCAGCGCCCTGCTCAAGGCCGTCGTCAGCAAGGAGCACGGCCTCACGCGCGGCAGGCTGATCAGCCACATCAGCTACATCGAGGTGCCCAGCTACCACAAAATGATCGCCATCACGGACGGCGGTATGGTCGTCTACCCCACCCTGGAGCAGAAAAAGACCATCATGGATCACGCGGTCAACATGCTGCTGACCATGGGCTACAACAGGCCCAAGGTGGCCGTTCTCGCGGGCATTGAAAAGGTTAATCCCAAGATGAAAGAAACCGTGGACGCGGCGGCCCTCAAAGAAATGAACCGCAAGGGCGAGATCAGGGATTGCGTGGTGGAAGGCCCCATTGCCGTTGACATCGCCCTTTCCAAAGAAAAAGCCCGACAAAAGGATTTCGTCAGTGAAGTGGCGGGCGAAGCGGATATTCTGCTTGTGCCTGACCTGTGTTGCGGCAACTGCATCGCCAAAATACTGCTCGAAATGGCCGGAGGCAGAATGGCTGGCGTGGTTGTGGGCGCTTCCGTGCCCATCGTGCTCACGTCACGCTCTTCATCTATGGAAGAAAAATATCTCTCCATTGTCATCTCCGCCGCCTTCAGCGCCAGAAAAATCAAAAATCTTGGGTAA
- a CDS encoding indolepyruvate oxidoreductase subunit beta: MKTQSLLLIGVGGQGALLFSNILAAGLMQCGHDVKMSEIHGMAQRGGSVTTQIRFGQKVYAPGIGLGEADYVAAFEKMEALRALPFLKRGGTLVVNNHEIYSMPIASGKEQYPDDALELLKAATPSTLVINAEEIATQLGNPRVQNVVLLGALVRAMNLPKVDWNACISQMVPAKAKEVNLQAFTRGFELST; the protein is encoded by the coding sequence ATGAAAACCCAAAGCTTATTGCTCATAGGCGTCGGCGGGCAAGGAGCCTTGCTGTTTTCAAACATTCTTGCCGCCGGACTGATGCAGTGTGGGCATGATGTAAAAATGTCTGAAATCCACGGCATGGCTCAGCGCGGCGGTAGCGTCACCACGCAGATCCGCTTTGGTCAAAAAGTTTATGCCCCTGGCATAGGTTTGGGCGAAGCCGACTATGTGGCCGCCTTCGAAAAAATGGAAGCCCTGCGTGCCCTGCCTTTTCTTAAACGCGGGGGCACCCTTGTGGTCAATAACCACGAAATATATTCAATGCCCATTGCCTCAGGAAAAGAACAGTACCCTGATGATGCCTTGGAACTTCTTAAAGCAGCAACACCAAGCACACTGGTGATCAACGCTGAAGAAATCGCAACACAGCTTGGCAATCCACGGGTGCAGAATGTGGTTTTGCTGGGGGCCCTTGTGCGGGCCATGAATCTTCCAAAGGTTGACTGGAACGCCTGCATTTCACAGATGGTTCCCGCCAAAGCCAAGGAAGTGAACCTGCAAGCCTTTACCCGTGGGTTTGAACTGTCCACCTAG
- the buk gene encoding butyrate kinase, with translation MPHILAINPGSTSTKIAVYKDASPLFTENITHTPGELSAYSSIIDQYSFRFELILAALEKHSVPLDSIDVVVGRGGLLPALDAGAYLVDEKMLEYLRRAPRGEHASNLGAFLAKGVADKAGVNAYIYDPVTVDEMIPVTRVTGLPSIQRRGMAHNLNMRACAIKYAEERGKKYTDLTLIVGHLGGGFSFTLHDHGKMIDMVSDDEGPFSPERVGGIPSFALMNYVLEAGLDAKAFMRKFRGQSGLIAHCHTTDAREIEESIRQGDAQAALVYEAMILNIAKALAGLSTVVFGNVEAIILTGGLAYSNMIVEQVTKRVRHIAPVVCMPGENEMAALAAGALRMLKKTEKANVFPEEVNAT, from the coding sequence ATGCCGCACATCCTCGCCATCAACCCCGGATCAACAAGTACCAAGATAGCGGTATACAAAGATGCGTCTCCTTTATTTACGGAGAATATAACGCATACGCCCGGTGAATTGTCTGCGTACAGTTCGATCATCGACCAGTATTCATTCCGGTTTGAGCTTATTCTGGCAGCGCTCGAAAAGCATAGTGTGCCACTGGACAGCATTGACGTGGTTGTTGGACGCGGGGGGCTGTTGCCGGCTTTAGATGCCGGGGCATATCTGGTTGACGAGAAGATGCTGGAGTATCTGCGCCGCGCCCCCAGAGGAGAACACGCCTCCAACCTTGGAGCCTTTCTTGCCAAGGGCGTGGCGGATAAAGCCGGGGTTAACGCGTATATATATGATCCTGTAACAGTAGACGAGATGATCCCCGTAACCCGTGTTACCGGGCTGCCCTCAATACAGCGGCGCGGCATGGCGCACAACCTTAACATGCGAGCCTGTGCCATAAAATACGCGGAAGAACGGGGTAAAAAGTATACCGATCTGACCTTGATTGTAGGACATCTGGGTGGCGGATTTTCATTCACCCTGCATGACCACGGCAAGATGATCGACATGGTCTCTGATGACGAAGGACCATTTTCTCCCGAACGTGTCGGCGGCATACCTTCCTTTGCACTCATGAACTATGTTCTGGAAGCCGGGCTTGATGCCAAAGCCTTCATGCGCAAGTTCCGGGGGCAGTCTGGCCTCATCGCCCATTGCCACACTACCGACGCCAGAGAAATCGAAGAAAGCATCCGTCAGGGCGACGCCCAGGCAGCGCTTGTGTATGAAGCAATGATACTCAACATTGCCAAAGCGTTGGCCGGACTTTCCACGGTTGTATTCGGCAATGTCGAGGCCATCATTCTGACAGGCGGTCTGGCATATTCCAACATGATCGTCGAACAAGTAACAAAGCGTGTCAGGCATATTGCCCCTGTTGTTTGCATGCCAGGCGAAAATGAAATGGCAGCTCTGGCTGCTGGTGCCTTACGGATGCTAAAAAAAACAGAAAAAGCAAATGTCTTTCCTGAAGAGGTTAACGCAACATAG
- a CDS encoding SLC13 family permease, with amino-acid sequence MLTFDMAATLAILAGAVILLVTEVIRNDVIGILIVLALTFSGVLTVQESLSGFSSPTVIIISCMFIVGKAILHTGVAQRVGDFIIRRGGRNEKRLLTMIMGASASVGAFMSSTATAAIFIPITLAVAEKTRINPKRLLMPLAFASLISGMMTLVATTPNIIVNGILRERGAETLGFFSFTPFGIVILALAIGFMMLFGQNMLAPKVAPAEQKKGLSIDDLLRYHEINKSLSFLHIPRGSDLVDRSVARMQLSARFGITLLAVESAGQGRKRVITAAKPEMVLQAGDLLMLIGTDAQSQAFIKEFSLERVSAPASRRKSFFQVVGLAEVMLNPESSLIGKSLKETLFQTTFQSMVLGIRRKGKTQTEELADIPLKFGDVLLVCGAWADILRMERNKSQYLLLTLPQDYKEVVPAPQKEKVTLAILGVMVAAMASGLLPPVTAILAGTAALVLAYCAPMNSIYEVVDWQTVVMLAGILPLVLALQKTGLLSLASDGFIGLLSGSGPFMVLASLFLITAILGFFLSGTAVAVLVAPMAVDIGLKLGISPQACAMTVAIASSAVFVSPLGSAVHLLVRDPGGYVAKDYAKVGTPLLVLSLLATLALCWFFYLR; translated from the coding sequence ATGCTTACCTTTGACATGGCCGCCACCCTCGCAATCCTTGCGGGGGCCGTCATTCTTCTTGTCACGGAAGTTATACGCAATGACGTGATCGGCATCCTTATAGTTCTGGCGCTGACATTCAGCGGCGTACTCACGGTGCAGGAATCGCTTTCGGGTTTTTCCAGCCCCACGGTTATCATCATCAGTTGCATGTTCATCGTTGGCAAAGCCATACTGCACACCGGCGTCGCGCAACGCGTGGGCGACTTCATCATCCGGCGCGGCGGCAGAAACGAAAAACGCCTGCTGACCATGATTATGGGCGCGTCAGCCTCGGTGGGCGCATTCATGAGTTCCACGGCCACGGCCGCCATCTTTATTCCCATTACCCTTGCCGTGGCGGAAAAAACCCGCATCAATCCCAAACGCCTGCTCATGCCCCTGGCTTTCGCCTCCCTCATCAGCGGCATGATGACCCTGGTAGCCACCACCCCCAACATCATCGTCAACGGCATTCTGCGCGAGCGCGGCGCGGAGACGCTGGGATTCTTCAGCTTCACGCCTTTTGGCATAGTGATTCTGGCACTGGCCATTGGCTTCATGATGCTGTTCGGCCAGAACATGCTGGCCCCCAAGGTCGCGCCCGCGGAGCAGAAAAAGGGTCTTTCCATTGACGACTTGCTGCGCTACCACGAAATCAACAAGAGCTTGTCTTTCTTGCACATCCCAAGAGGTTCCGACCTTGTGGACCGCAGCGTCGCGCGCATGCAGCTCAGCGCGCGCTTCGGCATTACCCTGCTGGCGGTGGAAAGCGCCGGGCAAGGACGTAAACGGGTCATCACCGCCGCAAAACCCGAAATGGTGTTGCAGGCAGGTGATCTGCTCATGCTCATCGGCACCGACGCACAGTCGCAGGCCTTTATCAAGGAGTTTTCGCTGGAACGGGTTTCCGCCCCTGCCTCCAGGCGAAAAAGCTTTTTTCAGGTGGTGGGCCTTGCGGAAGTGATGCTCAACCCCGAATCCTCACTTATCGGCAAGTCGCTCAAGGAAACCCTTTTTCAGACCACGTTTCAAAGCATGGTGCTGGGCATCCGCCGCAAGGGCAAAACCCAGACCGAAGAACTGGCGGACATTCCGCTGAAATTTGGCGACGTGCTGCTGGTCTGCGGCGCATGGGCTGACATCCTGCGCATGGAACGCAACAAGAGCCAGTACCTGCTGCTCACCCTGCCCCAGGACTACAAAGAGGTTGTTCCCGCGCCGCAAAAGGAAAAAGTCACCCTGGCCATTCTGGGCGTTATGGTCGCGGCCATGGCCTCCGGCCTGCTGCCCCCGGTAACCGCCATCCTTGCCGGCACAGCCGCCCTGGTGCTCGCGTACTGCGCGCCCATGAACTCCATCTATGAAGTGGTGGACTGGCAGACCGTGGTAATGCTCGCGGGAATTCTGCCCCTTGTTCTGGCCTTGCAGAAAACAGGGCTGCTGTCGTTGGCTTCGGACGGTTTTATCGGCCTTCTTTCAGGCAGCGGGCCTTTCATGGTTCTGGCGAGCCTGTTTCTCATCACGGCCATACTGGGCTTCTTTCTTTCCGGTACGGCGGTCGCCGTGCTTGTGGCCCCCATGGCGGTTGATATCGGCCTGAAACTTGGCATCAGCCCGCAGGCCTGCGCCATGACCGTGGCCATTGCCAGTTCCGCCGTCTTTGTGTCTCCGCTTGGGTCCGCCGTGCATCTGCTGGTGCGCGATCCCGGCGGATACGTGGCCAAGGACTACGCCAAGGTCGGCACCCCGCTGCTTGTCCTCTCCCTGCTGGCAACGCTGGCGCTATGCTGGTTCTTCTATTTGCGGTGA
- the iorA gene encoding indolepyruvate ferredoxin oxidoreductase subunit alpha, whose protein sequence is MTKKLMSGNEAVARGAFEACCRVAAAYPGTPSTEILENISQYAEINSRWTTNEKVALEVASGASIGGIRALAAMKHVGLNVAADPLLTMGYIGALGGLVIVSADDPGCYSSQNEQDNRLYAPLAKVLMLEPSDSQECLEFTKEAFALSERFDTPVLLRLTTRICHSKSMVAEGTREEIPPIKYERNPAKNAMLPAHSRPRHVVVEQRMRDIEQYGNHCPYNRIERGSDKSIGIITSGVSYLYAKELFGDKAAFLKLGLTNPLPHDLIDSFARSVDKIYVIEEGEPYLETAVKALGHTCHGKDMLPITGELSLHTLREAFFPSTSPEGCEAIAVPGRPPVLCAGCPHRGFFHMIGKKKKKILSCGDIGCYTLGIQQPLNGMDTVVCMGGGFSIALGMAEAMKAAGDTRKIFGVVGDSTFFHSGMTGMVDAIHSNANVCFCVLDNSITAMTGHQENAGTVVDVQGQPATKVDIQSVIEGMGVPRSKITVVDPLDMKAVGEALDEAIATEGFSVIITKRPCVLIRSLRKSIVKAPYSVNIEKCKKCKTCLSVGCPAISMHAEGYSQIDATACIGCGYCMQVCPFGVITRDEEIAQ, encoded by the coding sequence ATGACAAAAAAACTGATGAGCGGTAATGAAGCTGTCGCCCGCGGTGCATTCGAGGCCTGCTGTCGGGTAGCGGCGGCCTATCCGGGGACGCCCAGCACTGAAATCCTTGAAAACATTTCACAGTACGCCGAAATCAATTCACGTTGGACAACCAATGAAAAAGTTGCGCTTGAAGTTGCTTCAGGCGCATCCATAGGCGGCATCAGAGCGCTAGCCGCGATGAAGCACGTTGGCTTGAATGTCGCGGCCGACCCTCTTCTGACTATGGGCTACATTGGCGCACTGGGCGGCCTGGTTATTGTTTCTGCTGACGATCCGGGCTGTTACAGCTCGCAGAATGAACAAGATAATCGCCTGTACGCTCCCTTGGCCAAGGTGCTCATGCTTGAGCCTTCTGACAGCCAGGAATGTCTGGAATTTACCAAAGAGGCTTTCGCCCTGAGTGAGCGCTTTGATACGCCAGTGCTTCTGCGCCTGACAACCCGCATCTGCCATTCAAAAAGCATGGTGGCAGAGGGAACACGCGAAGAAATCCCCCCGATCAAATATGAGCGTAACCCCGCCAAAAATGCCATGCTGCCGGCCCATTCACGCCCACGCCATGTGGTTGTTGAACAAAGGATGCGTGATATTGAGCAGTACGGAAATCACTGCCCCTATAATCGCATTGAACGGGGTTCCGACAAGAGCATCGGCATTATAACCAGTGGTGTTTCCTACCTGTATGCCAAAGAGCTTTTTGGCGACAAGGCAGCTTTCCTCAAGCTGGGTCTTACCAATCCGCTGCCGCATGATCTTATCGATTCCTTTGCTCGCTCCGTAGACAAAATCTACGTGATTGAAGAAGGCGAGCCATATCTGGAAACAGCGGTAAAAGCGCTTGGCCATACCTGCCACGGCAAGGATATGCTGCCCATAACCGGCGAACTGAGCTTGCACACCCTGCGCGAAGCGTTTTTCCCCTCTACCAGCCCGGAAGGCTGCGAAGCCATTGCCGTTCCCGGGCGCCCACCAGTGCTCTGTGCTGGCTGCCCGCACCGCGGCTTTTTCCACATGATTGGCAAAAAGAAAAAGAAAATACTCTCCTGTGGCGACATTGGCTGCTACACACTGGGTATCCAGCAACCACTTAACGGCATGGACACTGTCGTTTGTATGGGCGGCGGCTTCTCCATTGCCCTTGGTATGGCTGAAGCAATGAAGGCTGCTGGCGACACCAGAAAGATCTTTGGTGTTGTTGGTGACTCCACGTTTTTCCATTCTGGCATGACTGGCATGGTGGACGCCATCCATAGCAACGCCAATGTCTGCTTCTGCGTGCTGGACAACAGCATCACGGCAATGACCGGCCATCAGGAAAATGCAGGGACTGTCGTGGATGTTCAGGGTCAGCCTGCCACAAAAGTCGATATTCAAAGCGTCATTGAAGGTATGGGCGTTCCCCGGTCAAAAATAACCGTTGTTGATCCGCTGGATATGAAGGCGGTTGGCGAGGCGCTGGACGAAGCGATTGCTACGGAAGGCTTCTCTGTCATTATAACAAAACGGCCCTGTGTGTTGATCCGTTCACTGCGCAAGAGCATTGTTAAAGCGCCGTATTCAGTCAATATTGAAAAATGTAAAAAATGCAAAACGTGCCTCAGTGTTGGCTGCCCCGCCATTTCTATGCATGCTGAGGGATATTCTCAGATTGATGCTACGGCCTGCATTGGTTGTGGATACTGCATGCAAGTATGCCCCTTCGGCGTCATAACCCGTGACGAGGAGATTGCACAATGA